CAATGGTCACTCCTCAATCGTTGTCGCTCACCTCCCTCTTTTAAATGCTTTGAGTCATTGTAAACTTTTTCCTAAACTTTGTTTAACCATTCTAATTGCTCTTTATTTTTTTTAACTCTTGATTTCTAAGTTCTTTTTTTAGAAGCTTTCCAACACTGGATTTCGGTAGTTCTTCTCGAAATTCCACTATTCTTGGAATTTTATATGCCGCCAAATTATTACGGCAAAATCGAGTGATTTCCTCTTCCGTCGCTTTCTGACCTTCCGTCAATGATACAAAGGCTTTTACAATTTCTCCTCTGTATTCATCCGGAAGCCCTATAACAATTACTTCTCGAACTTCTGGAATTTGATAGATCACTTCTTCTATTTCACGCGGATATACGTTGTATCCGCTTGCAATGATAATGTCTTTTTTACGATCGACTATATAGAAATACCCCTCTTCGTCCATATAGCCGATATCTCCAGTATGCAACCATCCGTCTTTCAATGTTGCTTCAGTCTCTTCAGGTTTATTCCAGTAGCCTTTCATGAGTTGAGGACCACGAACTAAAATCTCCCCTTCTGCTCCTACAGGAGCATCTTCCATTCCATGATCTGTTTCAATGGCAATTTTTGCTTCGGTTCTTGGAATCGGTAGTCCTATACTACCTACTTTCAATCTTGAATAAGGGTTACTAATTGTCCCTGAAGTCGCTTCTGATAATCCATATCCATCGGAAAGAAAAGCATCTTTATCCATCAATTTCTTAAATTTTTCATATAGCTCTAATGGCATTGGGGAACTCCCGCAAAAGAAACCGTTTATTTTTTCTACTCCGAACGATTCTACATTTGGATAATTTAGCATGGCTGTAAACATGGTTGGTACGCCATAAAAAATAAAAGGTGGGTCTTCTTTGATAAAATTTAAAACAGTTTCAACCTCAAAGCGAGGCAAGAGAATTTGTTTATAACCAAATTTAAAGCC
The Salicibibacter kimchii DNA segment above includes these coding regions:
- a CDS encoding long-chain-fatty-acid--CoA ligase, with translation MKDPKWLKHYPADVNADVQIEERSLSELLDAAVNRFDSDISLEYNRDQWSYREVQQIADRLAGCLFQQGFKKGDRLSIMLPNCPQYIFSAFAVFKIGGIVVQTNPMYVERELEHQLNDTKAEFIICHHSVYERVKNVQDRTYLKNIIVVKENEETVIDESDIFFEDFLNTYVAEPPEVQIDPTEDIAVLQYTGGTTGEPKGVMLTHQNFINQIEQYYEYLFKQMDSQEDLNRVVLSFLPLFHIFGFANVTMFGFKFGYKQILLPRFEVETVLNFIKEDPPFIFYGVPTMFTAMLNYPNVESFGVEKINGFFCGSSPMPLELYEKFKKLMDKDAFLSDGYGLSEATSGTISNPYSRLKVGSIGLPIPRTEAKIAIETDHGMEDAPVGAEGEILVRGPQLMKGYWNKPEETEATLKDGWLHTGDIGYMDEEGYFYIVDRKKDIIIASGYNVYPREIEEVIYQIPEVREVIVIGLPDEYRGEIVKAFVSLTEGQKATEEEITRFCRNNLAAYKIPRIVEFREELPKSSVGKLLKKELRNQELKKIKSN